The nucleotide window GCGGGGCGGCCTTCCAAAATTTTCAACGGCGGCAAGCTCGGCGGTCTCTCCGCGATGGGCACCACGCGCGACGACGAATGGGGGAATCGGCCGACCTACGGCGGCATGGCGCCCTTCGGCGCGATGGATCCAAAGGAACGGCTCGCGCGAATCGAGGCGGAAGGTCTCGCCGCCGCGTTCCTTTATCCAACCCTCAGCCTGGTTTACGAAACCGAACTCGACGATGTCGAACTCGCGCAGGCCTACACGCGCGCCTACAACCGGTACATCGTGGATTTCTGCGCCGATAGCGGCGGCAAGCTGATTCCGGTGGCGCATCTTTCTCTTGGCGATCCGGGCGCGGCGGCGCAGGAACTCGAGCGCGCGGTGAAGGCCGGATGCAAAGGCGGATGGGTCGCTCAATTCACGATGACGCGCAAACCGCACGCGCATCCCGATCACGACGTGCTGTTCGCCAAGGCCGAGGAACTCGGCGTGCCGCTCGGGATTCATCCGTCGCTCGAGCCGAACTGGGCGCTGCCCGGCCGCTACGATCGCCAGTACACGCGCGGTCAGTATTACTTCCTGAACGTGACCGCCGCCGACGCGATTCGCCACGCGTTCACCAGCTTCTTTCAGTACGGCGCCTTCGACAAATTTCCGCAGCTCAAGCTGGTGCTGCTCGAGGCGGGCGCCGGTTGGATTGCATACTGGCTCGATCGGCTCGACGCGGTGTACGGGAGTTTGATGGGCCGCACGGTGCCGCTCAAGGAGAAGCCGAGCTTTTACTTCAAGCGCAACTGCTGGATTTCGGCGGATCCCGACGAGCGCTCGCTGCCCGCGATGGTCGAGCTATGCGGCGCCGACAAGTTTTTCTGGGCGTCGGACTTTCCGCATCCCGATCACGTCGGCAATTACATCGAAGAGGTCGAGGAACTGGGGAGCAAGCTCGCACCCGACGCGCGCGCGAAAGTGCTGGGCGAGAACGTGATGAAGGTGTACGGCTGCGACCGTTGACCGCGGCGGCCAACGGAATCGTCACTCGCGCTTGGGCGTCCAGCGCAGGATCGGGCGGCGCGCGGCCTCGGCCTCGTCCACGCGCGAGACCGCGGTCGTCTGCGGCGCATTCTTCACGCTCGCGGGATCCTGCAACGCCTCGTCGTAGATACGCTCCATCACACTGACGAAGTTGTCGAGAATCTCCTTGCTCTCGGTCTCGGTCGGCTCGATCATCAGCGCGCCCGGCACCACCAGCGGAAAATAAATCGTCGGCGGATGGATGCCGAAATCGAGCAGCCGTTTCGCGATTTCGAGCGTGCTGACGTCTGCGCGCTTTTCGAGATCGTGCGAGAGCACGCATTCATGCATCGAGGGTTCCGCGGTCGCGCTCGGGAAATGTCCCTCGAGCCGCTTGCGGACGTAGTTCGCGCCGAGAATCGCGAGCCGGCTCGTCATCGCGAGTCCGTCGCCGCCGAGCGCCAGGATGTACGCATACGCGCGCACGATCATGCCGAAGTTGTTGTGGAACGATCGGAGCCGTCCGATCGAATCGGGCCGCTCGGTATCGAACTGATAGCCGCTCGCCGTCTGCTTGATTCGCGGCATCGGCAGGAACGGCTCGAGATGCTGTTTCACCGCGACGGGTCCCGCGCCGGGACCGCCGCCGCCATGCGGCGTCGAGAACGTCTTGTGCAGGTTGAGCTGCACGAGATCGGCGCCCATGTGTCCGGGCTTGGCGACGCCCAGCAGCGCATTCATGTTGGCGCCGTCGAGATAGAGCATCGCGCCGCGCTCATGCAGCGCGGCGGCGATTTCCTGGATCTGCGGCTCGAAGATTCCGAGCGTGTTCGGATTGGTGACCATCATCGCGGCGACGTCGTCGCTCAGCAGGCGCCGCACTTCGGCCGCCTCGAGATAGCCGCGCGAACTCGACTTCGCCACCACCACTTCGAATCCCGCAAGCGTGCAACTGGCCGGATTCGTCCCGTGCGCAGTGTCCGGAATGATCACCTTGTGCCGAGTCTCGCCGCGCTTCCGATGGTACGCGCGAATCAGCAGCAGGCCGGTCAGCTCACCCTGCGCGCCAGCCGCGGGATGCAACGAGACGGCATCCATGCCGGTGATCTCCGCGAGCGCCGCTTCCATCCGCGCGATCAGTTCGAGCGCGCCCTGCGCCAGATGGGCCGGCGTCGCTGGATGGAGTCCCGCAAATCCCGGCAGCGACGCCATCTCGTCGTTGAGCAGCGGGTTGTATTTCATCGTGCACGAGCCGAGCGGATAGAACTGGATCGCCTGCGCGAAGTTGAGTTGCGAGAGGCGCAGGAAATGACGCAGCACCTGCGGCTCGCTGAGTTCGGGGAATCCGTCGAGTTGCTGGCGGCAAAGTTCCGCGCCCAGGATGTCTGCGCCGCGGCGAGCGCCCAAGGCCTTCGGCGATACGTCGGCGCCGCGGCGTCCTTCCGACGACAGTTCGAAGATCAACGGCACGCCGGCGGTCGGTTCGAGGCCGGTCGCGGCCGGCGCTTTTTCGATCGGCGCGATTTTGCTGATTCTGCCCGCGCTCGCCATCACCGCACCTCCGCGATTGCCGCTGCGAGCGAGCTGAATTCGCCTGTGTGATTCATCTCGGTGACCGCGATCAGTAGCGCGTCGGAAAGCTCGGGATAGTCGATGCCCAATGCCAGCCCTGCGAGGATTTTTTTCTTTTCCGCCTGTTCGATCGCCGCCGTGGGCCCCGCGACCTTCGCCGTGAACTCATTGAAGAACGGACCCGTGAAGCGCCGCTCGATACCCGCCGCGAGCAACACGTCGGCCGCCTGATGCGCCAGTTCGACGTTGCGCTCGGCCAAATCGCGCAGCCCCTGCTTGCCCATCAGCGAGAGGTAAACCGTTACCGCCAGCGCGCACAGCGAATGGTTGGTGCAGATGTTCGAGGTCGCGCGCTCGCGCCGGATATGCTGCTCGCGCGTCGCGAGCGTCAAGGTGAATGCGCGCCGCCCGTCGCGATCGTGGGTCTGGCCGATCAACCGCCCCGGCATCTGGCGCAGATGGGTCATCCGCGCCGCGAGAAATCCCACGCCCGGTCCGCCGTATTGCAGCGGCAATCCGATACTCTGGCCCTCGCCGACGGCGATATCGACGCCGAGTTCGCCCGGCGCTCGCAGCAATCCGAGCGCGAGCGGTTCGGTGGTCACGGAAATCGCGAGCGCGCCCACGCGATGCGTCGTATCGACGATCGTTTTCAGCGGCTCGATCACGCCGAACGCGTTCGGATAGCCCGTAACGGTGCACAGCAGACGATCGTTCGCGACGCGCTCGAGTTCAGCCGCGCTGGTCATTCCCGATTTGTCGTCGAACGGCGCCTCGACGATTTCGAGGCCACCGAGCGCGCTCAGATAAGTGCGGATCGTCGCGCGATACTCGGGCCACAGCGCGCGCGAGAGGGCGACGACTGGCCGCTTCGGCATCAGGCGCCGGCACATCAGCACCGCTTCTGCCGCCGCCGACGCGCCGTCGTACATGCTTGCGTTGGCGACTTCCATCGAGGTGAGTTGCGTGATCAGCGTCTGAAATTCGAAGATCGCCTGCGTGGTGCCCTGGCTCGCCTCGGCCTGGTAGGGCGTGTAGCTCGTCGCAAATTCCGCGCGCGCGGTCACGGCGCGCACCGCGGCCGGCACGTAATGGCGATAGTAGCCGCCGCCGAGAAAACTCGTGAAGCCGCTGGCGCCCTGATTGAGCGCGGCCAGCGCGCCGAGTTCGCTCGCGACTTCGTATTCGGTGCGTCCCGGCGCGAGATCGATTCTGGCGCTCGCGCGCAGGTTCGCCGGCAGATGCGCGATCAAATCCTCAAGACTCTTCGCGCCGATCGTGTCGAGCATCGAGGCGATATCCGCCTCGGTATGTGGCATGAATCTCATCGGTAGTGGAGGTTCCCCCGTTTGAACTTCGACGATTCAATCATATGGCCGACCTTGTCGCACCTGTCGCCGCGCGCCGATAGAACGGCCTCGCGACCACCTTCGCCGGCACCTTGCGACCGCGGATTTCAACTTCGAGCGCGCTGCCCGCTTTATCCGAGATCGCGGCGTCGTCGCCGGTGAGATAGCCCATCGCGACCGGCCGCTCGAGCGAAGGCGCGAAAGTCCCGCTGGTAACGATTCCGGCGCGCCGGCCGTCGCGAAGTATCGGATAACCCTGGCGCGCGACGTTCTTCCCGTCGTCGGTCATAAGTCCCGCGAGTCTTTTCTTGAGCCCGAGTTGCCGCTGCGCGCTCAGCGCCGGCTCGCCGATAAACGGACGCCCAAGCTTCACGAAGATGCCGAGGCCCGCTTCGAGCGGCGAGGTCTCGCGATCGAGTTCGTGGCCATAGAGCGGGAGCCCGGCCTCGAGCCGCAGCGTATCGCGCGCGCCGAGCCCGATAGGCTTGATTCCGTCGGGCGCGCCCGCTTCGAAGATCGCCTCGAAGAGATGCTCGGCGCGCGAATTTTCGACGAACAGCTCGACGCCATCTTCGCCGGTATAGCCGGTGCGCGCGACGATACAAGCGACGCCCGCGACTTTGCCGATAGCAACGCCGAACCGCGCGATCTCCGCTACCGGGAATTCCGCGACTTTTGCGACGATCTCAATCGCGCGCGGCCCCTGCACGGCGACCAGAGCGCTCGCGTCGCTGACATCCTCGAAATCCGCCAAGCCGGCATTCAACTCGACGATCCATTCGCGGTCCACGTCGATATTCGACGCGTTGACGCACAGCATATAGCGCTGGGGACCGAGCCGGTACACGATCAGGTCGTCGATCGTGCCGCCGTCCTCCGTGCACATGACAGTGTACTGCGCC belongs to Candidatus Binatus sp. and includes:
- a CDS encoding amidohydrolase family protein, which encodes MVIHEEIQQLKFTGAVDADGHILEDAGLWERYLEAKYKDRAIRIRNDAKGFEYLEIAGRPSKIFNGGKLGGLSAMGTTRDDEWGNRPTYGGMAPFGAMDPKERLARIEAEGLAAAFLYPTLSLVYETELDDVELAQAYTRAYNRYIVDFCADSGGKLIPVAHLSLGDPGAAAQELERAVKAGCKGGWVAQFTMTRKPHAHPDHDVLFAKAEELGVPLGIHPSLEPNWALPGRYDRQYTRGQYYFLNVTAADAIRHAFTSFFQYGAFDKFPQLKLVLLEAGAGWIAYWLDRLDAVYGSLMGRTVPLKEKPSFYFKRNCWISADPDERSLPAMVELCGADKFFWASDFPHPDHVGNYIEEVEELGSKLAPDARAKVLGENVMKVYGCDR
- the gcvT gene encoding glycine cleavage system aminomethyltransferase GcvT, whose product is MNEPKRTILFDIHRKLRAKMTEFGGFEMPVSYSGIIEEHRAVRNAAGIFDLSHMGEFEVRGPNALALLEGTFTNSASKLKEGQAQYTVMCTEDGGTIDDLIVYRLGPQRYMLCVNASNIDVDREWIVELNAGLADFEDVSDASALVAVQGPRAIEIVAKVAEFPVAEIARFGVAIGKVAGVACIVARTGYTGEDGVELFVENSRAEHLFEAIFEAGAPDGIKPIGLGARDTLRLEAGLPLYGHELDRETSPLEAGLGIFVKLGRPFIGEPALSAQRQLGLKKRLAGLMTDDGKNVARQGYPILRDGRRAGIVTSGTFAPSLERPVAMGYLTGDDAAISDKAGSALEVEIRGRKVPAKVVARPFYRRAATGATRSAI
- the gcvPA gene encoding aminomethyl-transferring glycine dehydrogenase subunit GcvPA, which translates into the protein MRFMPHTEADIASMLDTIGAKSLEDLIAHLPANLRASARIDLAPGRTEYEVASELGALAALNQGASGFTSFLGGGYYRHYVPAAVRAVTARAEFATSYTPYQAEASQGTTQAIFEFQTLITQLTSMEVANASMYDGASAAAEAVLMCRRLMPKRPVVALSRALWPEYRATIRTYLSALGGLEIVEAPFDDKSGMTSAAELERVANDRLLCTVTGYPNAFGVIEPLKTIVDTTHRVGALAISVTTEPLALGLLRAPGELGVDIAVGEGQSIGLPLQYGGPGVGFLAARMTHLRQMPGRLIGQTHDRDGRRAFTLTLATREQHIRRERATSNICTNHSLCALAVTVYLSLMGKQGLRDLAERNVELAHQAADVLLAAGIERRFTGPFFNEFTAKVAGPTAAIEQAEKKKILAGLALGIDYPELSDALLIAVTEMNHTGEFSSLAAAIAEVR
- the gcvPB gene encoding aminomethyl-transferring glycine dehydrogenase subunit GcvPB: MASAGRISKIAPIEKAPAATGLEPTAGVPLIFELSSEGRRGADVSPKALGARRGADILGAELCRQQLDGFPELSEPQVLRHFLRLSQLNFAQAIQFYPLGSCTMKYNPLLNDEMASLPGFAGLHPATPAHLAQGALELIARMEAALAEITGMDAVSLHPAAGAQGELTGLLLIRAYHRKRGETRHKVIIPDTAHGTNPASCTLAGFEVVVAKSSSRGYLEAAEVRRLLSDDVAAMMVTNPNTLGIFEPQIQEIAAALHERGAMLYLDGANMNALLGVAKPGHMGADLVQLNLHKTFSTPHGGGGPGAGPVAVKQHLEPFLPMPRIKQTASGYQFDTERPDSIGRLRSFHNNFGMIVRAYAYILALGGDGLAMTSRLAILGANYVRKRLEGHFPSATAEPSMHECVLSHDLEKRADVSTLEIAKRLLDFGIHPPTIYFPLVVPGALMIEPTETESKEILDNFVSVMERIYDEALQDPASVKNAPQTTAVSRVDEAEAARRPILRWTPKRE